In Bradyrhizobium sp. WD16, the genomic stretch ACCCAGGACGCACTCACCGAATGGCCGCTGGTGATGGCGACTGCCGTATTGGCAATGCTGCCGCCGGTGGTGGTGGTGGTGGTGATGCAGAAGCTGTTCGTGCGTGGCCTGGTGGAAAGCGAGAAGTAGAATGGCCGAGGTCGAGCTGAACGACGTGCGCAAGGTCTATGCCGGCGGCGTCGAAGCCATCAAGGGCGTCAGCCTGCAGATCGGCGACGGCCGGTTCTGCGTGCTGGTCGGCCCGTCGGGCTGCGGCAAGTCCACGCTGCTGCGAATGGTGGCAGGCCTCGAGACCGTCACCTCCGGCACCGTCGCGATCGGCGGCCGCACCGTCAACGAAATCGAGCCGGCGGACCGCGACATCGCCATGGTGTTTCAGAATTACGCGCTCTATCCGCATATGAGCGTCTACAACAACATGGCCTATGGCCTGCGCAATCGCGGCATGGCCAAGGGCGAAATCGACTCGCGGGTGCGCACTGCGGCGCAGACCCTCGACATCGAGGCGCTGCTCGCGCGCAAGCCGAAGCAGCTGTCGGGCGGCCAGCGCCAGCGCGTCGCCATGGGCCGCGCCATCGTGCGCCAGCCCAAGGTCTTCCTGTTCGACGAGCCGCTGTCGAATCTCGACGCCAAGCTGCGCATCGCCATGCGGGTGGAGATCAGCCGCCTGCAGCGCCGCCTCGGCACCACCTCGATCTATGTCACCCACGACCAGCTCGAAGCGATGACCCTCGCCGACATGCTGGTGGTGATGAATGCCGGCCAGGTCGAGCAGATCGGACCGCCGCTCGAGGTCTACCGCACCCCGGCCACCACCTTTGTCGCCGCCTTCATCGGCGCACCGCCGATGAATCTGTCACCGCTGTCGGGCGCCGAGGCCGCGGCGCTGGCGCCGGAGGCGCCCGCCGGGGCAATCCTCGGCATCCGCCCGGAGGACCTCGTCGTCACCACCGGCGCGGCACCGCAGGGCGGCGTGGCGCTCGACCTCACGGTGGATGCCATCGAGCCGGTCGGGGCGGAAACGTTCGTCTATGCCCGGCGCGGCACCGGCCAGGGTAACGACGGGGCGATCCGGGCGGATATCGATTCCGATATCGTGGTCCGCCTGCCGGGCCAGACCGCGCCGCCGCCGGGCGCGCCGCTGCGGGTCGCGGCGCTCAGGGAGAAACTTCACCTGTTCAGCCCGGACGGCCGCCGGCGGATCGATATCCGCCCGTGATTTCAATCCGGTGGAGGCGATCCGCCGGTTCTTGAACGCTATTCCGCAATGCACATATGATGGGAGCCGGTCGGCGGTTGCTGGCCGGAAGGGGTGCCATCCTGGGCCCCGTCAAAGTCGCTTCGAGAGGACTTTGTGTAATGTCTCGTGTTCCTTCGTTGTCCAGTCCGTTTCTGTTGGGATTCGACGAGATCGAGCGTGCGCTCGACCGCGTCGTCAAAGGTGCCGACGGCTACCCCCCCTACAACATCGAGCGCCTCGAACGTACCGATGGCCAGCCCGAGCGGCTGCGCATCACGCTCGCGGTGGCGGGCTTTACCCGCGACCAACTCGATGTGACCGTGGAGGAAAAGCAGCTCGTCATCCGCGGCCGCCAGCAGGACGACAAGACCCGGCAGTTCATCCATCGCGGTATCGCCGCGCGCCTGTTCCAGCGCACCTTCGTGCTGGCGGACGGGATGCAGGTGCTGAATGCGGATCTGAAGAACGGGCTGTTGTCCATCGACCTCGCCAGGCCGGAGTCTGAACGGGTCGTTAAGACAATAGCTATCAATGAACACGAATAATCTAGGAACCACAGCGGACTCGACCGCTTGTACTCTTGAGGAGTCGAGACCATGACCGAAGTCACTGTCATCCACCCCGACCAGCCCGTCTCACAGGAAGCGCTCGCCGCCATGGGTGAAGGTCATATCGCCTATGTGAAGCAGATCCGCTCCGAGGACGTCCCGCATCTGTTTCCGCAGGCGCCGCAGCTCGCGCCCGGGCTGAAGCTCTTCACCCTGCACGCCGCCGACGGCACGCCGATCATGCTGACCGACAGCCGCGAAGCCGCCGTCGCCAACGCCTGGAGCAACGAGCTCGAGGCGGTCAGCGTGCACTGAAGGTCTCTCGACGCCGCATGTTGCGTCGGCGCACGGGCGCCGACGCGCGCCGCCCTGAATGAGCACGCCCGAGCAGGCGGAGCGAAGTTCGGCGAGGCGCTCTCGAGCCATGAGGCCCGACCGTCTTCAACCCGGACTTTCAGAAAATCACACTTTCAGATTGACGAGAAGTCACGCCGCCGAGGCCGGCGGCAGCGCCAGCACCGAATAGAGCGCCTGGGCATCGGACGAAGCGCGCAACTTCTTGGCGACGTCCTGGTCGCGCAACAGTCGCGCGATACGCGCGAGCGCCTTGAGATGATCGGCTCCGGCGCCCTCGGGCGCGAGCAGCAGAAACATCAGGTCCACCGGCTGGCCGTCCATGGCCTCGAAATCGATCGGACGATCGAGCCGGGCGAACAGGCCGAACAGCTTCTCGAGCTTGGGGAGCTTGCCGTGGGGAATGGCGACGCCGTAACCCACCGCCGTGGTCCCGAGCTTCTCCCGCTGCAGCAGCACCTCGAAGACGGCGCGTTCGTTCTGGCCGGTAAGCGCGGCAGCGCGCGCTGCGAGCTCCTGCAGCGCCTGCTTTTTGCTGTTGACCTTCAACGCCGGGATAATCGCCTCGGGCGCGACCAGATCGGTAATCATCATGGGACGTTCCGAGGATCTCAGCGGGTAAGCTAGACTAGAGCGATGATCGCGCAGAGGCCAGCGACTTGCGACGTTAACGGTTCAGGTCGGCGGCACGGCGCCCGATCTCACCGGTGGGTGGCCTCGCGTCGAGCCGTCCGGTCCTGAAGGCGCCGGACCATAGGGACGGCCCGGCAAGGCGTCAATGCCGATCATGGCGCGCCGGTCCGGAACTCACTATCCGTTTTACTGCCCGTTTCGCAGCCCGCCGGTTCGCTCCTGGATGGCGACGAACGGCGTCGAACTGGCGCGGTTCTCGGCCCGTTCACGCCTTGCCGCCGTCGAGCACCGGCGGATCGATCCACCCGACATTGCCGTCGGCGCGGCGATAGATCACGTTGACGCGTCCCGTCGAACCGTGCCGGAACACGATCACCGGCGCGCCGGTGAAGTCCAGTTCCAGCACCGCCTCACTCACCGACATCGATTTCAGCGCCGTGGTCGATTCAGCGATGATCACCGGATTGAAGGCCAGGACCTCGCCTTCATTTTCCCCGCCGGGAGCTTCGATGACGTAGCTCGGCACGTCGAGCTCGACGGCCGCAGCGGCGGCATGAGCCTTGCGCGCAGAACGATCCTTGAGGCGGCTCTTGTAGCGCCGCAGCCGCTTCTCGATCTGGGACAGCGCCTGGTCGGCGCTCACATAGGCGTCGGACGCGGTCGATTCCGCCTCCAGCGTCACCCCCGAATCGAGGTGCAGGGCGCAATCGGTGCGGAAACCGAAACCGTCCTTGGACAGTGTGACGTGGCCGGAATAATTGCCGTCGAAATATTTCCGCAGAACTTCTTCGGTGCGATCACTGACCCGTCCCCGCAGGGCTTCCCCGACACTGATGCTCTTGCCCGAGACTCTGATGGTCATGCCGTGCCTCGCATTTCGTTTCCTCGCCCAGCGCGGTGGATCTGACGCTCGTATCAGCAGTGCCCGCTTTCCGAAGTTCGTACATCGGTACCGCATCTTCTCCGACGAACTTCGGACTGACGAACTTCTGAGACAGGGTAGGAGCCAGCATTCAAGCTCAGTGAGGCGGCGTCAAGCGGGGATCAGGCCGTTGCGATGTCACGCCGCGGCATCGCCGCGCCGGCAGAAATCAGCGCCTGCTTCTCGCGGCGGCGCTGCACCGACGATGGGATCCGCAGCGCCTCGCGATATTTCGCAACCGTACGCCGCGCGATGTCGACGCCCTCGGAACGAAGCTGTTCCACTATACCGTCGTCGGAGAGAACCGCCGCGGGGCTTTCGGCGTCGATCAGCAGCTTGATGCGATGCCGCACCGCTTCCGCCGAATGAGCTTCGCCGCCGTCCGCCGCGGCAATCGAAGCGGTGAAGAAATACTTCAGTTCGAAGATACCGCGATTGGTCGCCATGTATTTGTTGGCGGTGACGCGCGAGACGGTCGATTCATGCATCTGGATCGCGTCGGCAACGGCCTTCAGATTCAGCGGTCGCAGATGCGACACGCCGTGGGCAAAGAAGCCGTCCTGCTGGCGCACGATCTCGGTGGCGACTTTGAGGATCGTCCGGGCGCGCTGATCGAGGGCGCGCACCAGCCACGTCGCGTTCTGCAGGCAATCGGAGAAATAGGACTTGTCGTCGCTCTTGCGCACGCTCTTCGAGAGTTTCGTGTAGTAGCTCTGGTTGACCAGCACGCGCGGCAGCGTGTCGCTGTTGAGTTCGACCAGCCAGCCGCCGTCCGGCCCCGGCCGCACATAGACGTCCGGCACCACGGTCTGGGCCCGGCCGCCGCCGAAGCGCAGGCCCGGTTTGGGATCGAGGCGGCGGATCTCCGACACCATGTCGACGATATCCTCGTCGTCGACGCCGCAGACCTTGCGCAGCGCGGCGAAGTCGCGCTTGGCCAGGAGATCGAGATGCTCCACCAGGGCCTGCATCGCCGGGTCGTAGCGGTCGCGCTCGCGGAGCTGGATGGCGAGGCATTCGCAAAGATTGCGGGCGCAGATGCCGGGCGGATCGAAGGTCTGCAGCACCGAAACGACCTCTTCCACCTCCGCTTCCGAGGTGCCGAGGCGCTCGGCGGCCTGGCCGAGATCGGCCGGCAGGTAGCCGGCGTCATCGACGAGATCGATCAGATATTGTCCGATCAGGCGCTGGGACAGTGTCGAGAACGCGACAGCGAGTTGTTCGGCGAGATGTCCGCCCAGTGTCGTCTCGGCGGCGACGAAGGCTTCGAGGTTGTAGTCGTCGTCGCCGGAGGCGCCACCACCCCATTCGGTGTAGGTGGTCGGCGCGGCATCCTGGGCGGCGCGGGCGGCGGCCTCGCCGGGCTCTTCCGGAAAGACGTTGTCGAGACCGGTATCGAAGGTCTGCTCCATCTCGCTGCGGCTGCCGAGATCGCGGTTCATCCAGTCCTCGGCCGGCGCGGCGTCGGCGGCGCCTGCACCTGAGGCCTCGGCACTGCTGAAGCCGCCCTCGGCGAAACCAACTTCGAAATCGCCGTCGAGGCCGTCCGCGCCGGTCTCGGCGCCCGCCGCGTCGCTCCCGGCGGTAAAATCGGCATCGGCCCCCTCGCGGCTATCGGCCGGCTCGCCGTTTTCGGCCGCCCGCTCCAGCAGTGGGTTCCGTTCGAGCTCCTCCTCGACGAAGGTGGCCAGATCCAGGTTGGACAGTTGCAGCAGCTTGATGGCCTGCATCAGCTGCGGGGTCATCACCAGCGATTGGGTCTGGCGGAACTCTAATCTCTGCGACAGCGCCATTGGCGTCGGATACCGTTCATTTGGTCCGATTTTTGCTTATACGCTTCTTGCTGACGGAGTCCACGGCTTGACGAGACGAAAATTGCTGCGGTAGCGAAAATGGGTAAATCCCATTCTCCGCCGCCAGCCTCCTCGGAAGCCGGCCTGCAAACCCTACCAGGGCACTCTCGAGTTGAACGCGCCGAGTTGAAGGCGTGACGCCAGCCGCCCCGAAAACGCGGCCTTATGCCGGCTGGCGCGGCGGAGCGCGACAACCTCAACCAGCCCGCGAGGTGGATACCGGTTCGCGCGAAGAAAACGCGTCCGGAGGCAGGACGCTAGTGTCCTGTCTCCGAATGACCGCTCCATTTGCCTCATGCTCGCACGGTCATTCGGAGACATAGGGACACTAGCAAAATCAAAGTGCTAGTGTGGCTTATGTCTCGCAATTGCCTACGAGAGGGTTGCCGCGAAGGCGGTAGGCAATTGCGAGACGCCACACTAGAGGCGGAATTCCTCGCCGAGATAGAGCCGGCGGACATCGGGATCGGCGACGATCTCGTCCGGACTGCCTTCGGTCAGCACCTCGCCGGCATAGACGATGTAGGCCCGATCGGTAAGTCCGAGCGTCTCGCGCACATTGTGGTCGGTGATCAGGACGCCGATGCCGCGATTGGTGAGATGACGCACCAGATCCTGGATGTCGCCCACCGCGATCGGGTCGATACCGGCAAACGGCTCGTCGAGCAGCATGTAGTTCGGCCGGGTCGCCAGCGCCCGCGCGATTTCGACGCGGCGTCGTTCGCCGCCGGACAAGGCGATCGAAGGCGACTTGCGCAAGCGCGTGATGTTGAACTCCTCGAGCAGCGAATCGAGCTCGTGCTCGCGCCGACGACGATCGGGCTCCACCACCTCGAGAACCGCACGAATGTTGTCCTCGACATTGAGGCCGCGGAAGATCGACGCTTCCTGCGGCAGGTAGCCGATGCCGAGCCGCGCGCGCTGATACATCGGCAGCTCCGTCACGTCGTGGCCGTCGAGTTCGACACGGCCACGATCGGCCTTGATCAGCCCGGTGATCATGTAGAACACCGTGGTCTTGCCGGCGCCGTTGGGGCCGAGAATGCCGACGGCCTCGCCCCGCCGCACATAGAGACTGACGCCGCGCACCACCTGGCGCGAGCCGAAGGTCTTTTCGATACCGTGGATGGCGAGGAAGCCGCCGCGCGGCTCAGCCGGCGGCTCCGTGGTCCCGGCCGCAGCCATCCAGCGCGGCTGCTTAACCGCCTCGGCGCGCTCACGCGCAGTGACGGGAACGGCGGCGGTTGCGGTCTTGCGGAACAGCACGGTGACGCGCTCGCTGAAGGAGGTGATGTCGCCGGAACGACCGAATTGTTGCGAGCCGCGGGCCGGCCGGCTTCGACGGAACATGCGCAGCAGGTCCACCATGAGCGAAGTCGATCAGCCTTTCGCGCCGGCCGTGCAGGGATCGCTGCAGGGATAGCTACGGGTACGAATGCAACGGTGCAGGGTGAGCATATGGTGTTCAGACACCCCGAAACGAGTGCCATCGCGCACAATCCTTGTTCCCGCGCGACGACGAGGTCGAGCCCTGATACGCGCTCGGGCAGCGCCGATCAAGCTCAGCGCCGCGTCCCCTCGTTCACATCGTTGAGTTTCAAGGGCTTTCCGCTCTGGCGCGGAGCCGGCGCCGAAGGCTGTGGGGGTGAGCTGGGGAACAGGCCGCCGGCGCCGGGATTGGTCGGGGCTGACGATTTGAACATGCCCTGCACGCCCTTCTTGGCTTCGACGCGGGAAATTCCGGTGGTCATGTCGACGATCAGGGTGTCGCCGCGAAGGATGTTGTCGCCCTGCGTCAGCACGACGTTACCGGTCACGGTGATGGTGTTCGTCTTCATGTCGAACACGCCGTTGTCGCCGGTCACCGTCTGGTCCTTCTGAGTGACGATCACGCCGCCCTTGGCTTCCAGGCGCTTGATCGCCGAACTGCCCGTCGGACCCGGCGTCGCCGAGGTCATGGTCGGCTTGGGTTGCGCGGGCTGCGCGTTGGATTGCGCGCCGGAAGTGGCTGAACCGCCGGCGCCGCCTTCGTAGAAGACCACCAGGATCTTGCAGCGCATGGTGGTGTCGCCCTGCACCACCTTGACGTTGTCCTTGAAGGTCGCGGCCTTCTCCTTGTCGCGCAGCTCGAGGCTGCCGGCATCGATCTGGATCGGCTTGTCGCGGTTCTGCGAGAAGCCCTGCATGGCATTCGGCACACCCTGCACCGACCCCTGCGCGCGCACTTCGCCGCCGAGCGCGAGCCCCGTCACCGCCAGCGCCAATACCGCGCCCGTCAAGCTTCGTTGCAGTCTCATAAACATCCTCATGGCTCGCGCTTCCGGCGCGCCGGCGCCGGGCGCGGCCGCGGCTCGGCGACGCTTTCGACAACCGGCGGCGCCGCCGCGGTTTCGGCGGCACCGGCATCGCCGGCGGGCTTGGGGCCCTCGTCGAGAAACAATGTCATCGACACGCCGCCACCAAAGACGACCAGCACGCCGTTGTCGATGATGCGTAGCTTGTTGGAATTGAGCGTACCGTTGAGCAGCTTGACCGCGACCGGCTCGTCGGAGGAGACGGTACCTTTGGCGAGATCGACCTGGGCCTGGGTGAGACGCGCCTCGTAGCCGGTGGACGACTGCAGGAAGATATCCTGCTTGAGATCGAGCAACTGGGTCTTGGTGTCGAAAAACCCGACCTTCGAGTCCATGGTAACGGTGCTCTTGTCTTCCATCTGCACCTTGGCGCTCATGTCCTGCAATTCAACGTGCACCGGATCGGTGACATCCTGGGTGGCGGTCTTCGCGCGCAGGTCATAGGGGCGCTGGTCGGGCGTGAAGCCGGTGAGATGCGGCGACTGCATGGTGATCTTGGTCCCCGAGACCACCAGGTTGCCGGCGCTGAGCGGCAGTTTGGAGAGCAGCCGGAACGGATTGAAGACGGACGCGGCGACGATCAGCAGAATCGCAAGTCCCACCACGGTGGGGATGGCCCGGCGCAGGAAGCGGACGCGGGCGCTGTGACGGCTCGCGCGGGCAAAACGCCGCTCCATCCCGGCCTGATAGCTCTGCTGGTCCATCAACGTCACGGCGGCTCCGCGGCTCCAGTGCCCGCTTTGCGAAGATCCCCCGGACACAATCCCCGAAGGCAAGTCTAACCCGGCGGCCCCGGCGGTGCAGCCCTCCCACACGCCCGCTTACGCGCGTCGGATCCGAAACCGCACTAGAATCCTATTGATGCTGGTGTCCCTTTGTTTCCAACGTTCGTCGGAGCACCTGCTGCAAAGGAATACGAACGTTGGAAACCGGACACCAGTGTGGCGTCTCGCAATTGCCTACCGCCTTGGCGGCAAGCCTCTCGTAGGCAATTGCGAGACATAAGCCACACTAGCACTTTGATTTTGCTAGTGTCCCTTATGTCTCCGAATTGCCGTGCGAGCGAGAGGCAAACGAAGCGGTAATTCGGAGACGGGACACTAGGACTGTGACCGAAAGGCGGCACCACCGGCCCCGCGGCAACGGATCGCAACGTTACGAATGCGAGAAGATGTCCTGGTCGTGCCAGCCCTGCAGATCGAGCAGCGCCCGGGCCGGCAGGAAGCCGAAGCAGGCGCCGGCAAGCGCGGTGCGGTTCTCCCGCGCCAGCATCGCGTCGAGCCGCTCGCGCAGCTGATGCAGGTGGAGCACGTCGGAGGCGGCATAGGCGAGCTGGGCGTCGGTCAGCGCCGCGGCGCCCCAGTCGCTCGACTGCTGCTGCTTGGAGAGCTCGACGCCGAGCAGTTCGCGCACCAGGTCCTTGAGGCCGTGGCGATCGGTGTAGGTGCGGACAAGCCGCGACGCGATCTTGGTGCAATAGACCGGCTGCGGCATCACGCCGAAAGTGTTGAACAGCACCGCGACGTCGAAGCGGGCGTAGTGGAAGATCTTGGTGACCGCCGGATCGCCCAGCAGCTTCTTCAGGTTCGGCGCGTCGCGGTGACCGGCCGGAATCTGCACCACGTCGGCGGTGCCGTCGCCGTTGGAGAGCTGCACCACGCAGAGCCGGTCGCGGTGCGGATTGAGGCCGAGGGTCTCGGTGTCGATGGCCACCGAGGCGGTGTAGCGGCCGAGGTCGGGCAGATCGCCCCGATGCAGACGGATGGTCATGGCGTCTCGATGTATGTCGGTTGCAAATGAAATATTGGCCGCCTCGTTAGCCGAAAGCGGGCCGAATCGCACGACAATATCGCGGTCGAAGCTTAATCGGGGGTTCCCGGGGTCCGGACGACGTCCATCGGACCTGCCGTTCGGCCGACGCCTGGGGCGCCGCGAGGCGACAGTTTTACGGCCTCGACGATCGGGGAAGCATCATCTTCAAAAGAGAAAGATGGTGCCCAGGAAAGGACTCGAACCTTCACGGCTTGCACCACTGGTACCTGAAACCAGCGCGTCTACCAATTCCGCCACCTGGGCAACGGGGCGACACATAGAGGGGTTGGTTTCGCCTTGTCAACAGCGGCGACCGCAATGCCGCCCGGCCGGTGCGCGAAAGCGCGGGCAAGGGGTCGCCACACCCCGATCCCCTCTTTGCGGACCGGGCGATAGTGTGCGACACCAGCGCCGCGTGGCGCCCCTGCGCCGCCCATTGCCCTTGCCAGGAATGCGACTTCGGACTGTCCGCCGAGGAATTCACGCCGATGACCACACCCGCCGACGCCCCCCGATTCACCGCCCAAGGCTTCAATCAAGGCTTTGGCGACCAAACCCTGGAAACCCTGATCACCGTTTTCGGCGGCTCGGGCTTTCTCGGCCGGCACGTGGTGCGGGCGCTGGCCAAGCGCGGCTACCGCATCCGGGTGGCGGTGCGGCGCCCGGACCTCGCCGGCCATCTCCAGCCGCTCGGCAGGGTCGGCCAGATTCATGCCGTCCAGGCCAACCTGCGCTACCCCGAATCGGTGACCGCGGCGGTGCGCGGCAGCGCCGTGGTGATCAACCTCGTCGGGATTCTCGCCGAATCGGGCGCCCAGACCTTCAAGTCGGTCCAGGACGAAGGCGCCGCTGCCGTGGCGGCGGCAGCGAACGGCGCCGGCGCCCGGCTGATCCATGTCTCGGCGATCGGCGCCGATGCGCAATCGGCCTCGCTCTACGCCCGCAGCAAGGCGGCTGGCGAGGCCGCGATCCGCGCCGTCCTGCCCGGCAGCATCGTCTTCCGCCCGTCGGTGGTGTTCGGTCCGGAGGACCAGTTCACCAACCGCTTCGCCGCGCTGGCGCGCGTCATGCCGCTGCTGCCGCTGGTCGGCGGCGACACCAGGCTGCAGCCGGTCTTCGTCGGCGATGTCGCGGCGGCCATCGCATCGGCCGTCGATGGCAAGGCGCGTGCCGGCGCGACCTACGAACTCGGCGGGCCCGAGGTGATGACCATGCGCGAGATCATCGAACTGATCCTCGCCACCATCCATCGCGAACGGGCGCTGCTGCCGCTGCCCTTGCCGCTAGCGAAGCTGCAGGCCCTGGTCCTGCAATACGCCCCCGGCGCCCTCAAGCTGACGCCGGACCAGGTCGAACTGCTGCGCAACGACAACGTGGTGTCGGAAGCCGCCAAAGCCGCGGGCCTGACCCTCGAAGGCCTCGGCATCGTGCCGGAATCGCTCGCCGCGATCCTGCCGTCCTATCTCTGGCGCTTCCGCAAGACCGGCCAGTTCTCGCACGCGGCGTAAATCGATCGTCGTGCCCGCGCTTGCCGCCGGCATCCACGCCTCGAACATGCTTCAGCAAGCAGGACGTGACTGGCCGGGACAAGCCCGGCTGCGCCTCATGGCAATGAAGGCGCGGCGCGCGACATGAATCGCCCGCTCACTTGCCCAGCGCCAACGCGATCAGCCCGAGCGTGCCGACGGTGACGCGCCACCAGGCGAAGAAGGCGAAGCCGTTGCGGGTGACGAATTCGAGGAAGGTGCGCACCACGATCGCCGCGGTGATGAAGGACACGACGAATCCGATCGCCACGATGGCGATGTGATCGGTATTCATCTCGGCGCGGTTCTTGTAGAAATCATAGGCGAAGGCGCCGACCATGGTCGGGATCGCCAGGAAGAACGAAAACTCCGCCGACGAGCGCTTGTCGGCGCCGAACAGCATCGCCGAGACGATGCTGGCGCCCGAGCGGGAGACACCCGGAATCATCGCCGCGCATTGGGCGACGCCGATGCCGAAATACATCGGCAGCGAGAAGCTGGTGGCATCGTGGTAGCGCGGGTAGAGGTCGATCTGGTCGACCCACAGCAGCACGGCGCCGCCGACGATCAGCGAGAAGCACACGACCCAGGGATTGAACAGGTAGCTCTTGATCAGGCCGCCGGCGAGCGCGCCGATGACGGCGGCTGGCAGGAAGGCGACGAGCACGCCGATGACGAAGCGCCGGGCATCCGGATCGGTGAACATGCCGAGCGCGATGCGCCACAGCCGGCCGAAATAGATCATCAGGATGGCGAGGATGGCGCCGAGCTGAATCAGCACGGCGAAGCTCTTCCAGAAACCGCTGTCATCGAGACCGAAGAAGCGTTCGACCAGCAGCAGATGTCCGGTCGAGGAAACAGGCAGGAATTCGGTGACGCCCTCGACGATGCCGAGAAGAATCGCCCTGATCGTGT encodes the following:
- a CDS encoding undecaprenyl-diphosphate phosphatase, producing the protein MLSDTIRAILLGIVEGVTEFLPVSSTGHLLLVERFFGLDDSGFWKSFAVLIQLGAILAILMIYFGRLWRIALGMFTDPDARRFVIGVLVAFLPAAVIGALAGGLIKSYLFNPWVVCFSLIVGGAVLLWVDQIDLYPRYHDATSFSLPMYFGIGVAQCAAMIPGVSRSGASIVSAMLFGADKRSSAEFSFFLAIPTMVGAFAYDFYKNRAEMNTDHIAIVAIGFVVSFITAAIVVRTFLEFVTRNGFAFFAWWRVTVGTLGLIALALGK